One Borrelia puertoricensis DNA window includes the following coding sequences:
- a CDS encoding variable large family protein, which yields MKRITLCALFLTLFLLLSCGSGSTSAEDPKITFLNSIANLGKGFLDVFTSLSDMVTGAFGINAETKKSDIGNYFTSIETTMTSVKKKLQDQVAKNGNYSKLKTVVDTFITNTLDKIAAGAKEAAKGATGDDKIGGATKDSGQDPAPADAESVNALVKGIKTIVDVVLKDKGNAGATKTGDDKKDIGKLFEKKDSGTETEAAKASASIGAVTGADILQAIARSGETADNSKNIEAATDAASIAAAKKEDDKKEIKNAAKKDAVIAAGIALRAMAKDGKFAAKSNEEKSANAVNGIAANAVGKTLSTLIIAIRNTVDSGLRTISNALATVTQEDKSAEATIPADATVNGQQQ from the coding sequence ATGAAAAGAATTACTTTATGTGCGTTATTTTTGACTTTATTTTTACTTCTCAGTTGTGGTAGTGGCAGTACTAGTGCTGAGGATCCTAAAATCACATTCTTAAACTCTATTGCTAATTTGGGTAAAGGGTTCTTAGATGTTTTTACTTCTCTTTCTGATATGGTTACTGGGGCTTTTGGCATTAATGCTGAGACTAAGAAATCTGACATTGGTAACTATTTCACTTCTATTGAAACAACTATGACATCTGTTAAAAAGAAGTTACAAGATCAAGTTGCTAAGAATGGGAATTACTCAAAACTTAAAACAGTTGTTGATACCTTTATCACTAACACATTAGACAAGATCGCAGCAGGAGCAAAGGAAGCTGCTAAAGGGGCTACTGGTGATGATAAAATTGGTGGTGCTACTAAAGATAGCGGCCAGGATCCTGCACCTGCAGATGCTGAAAGTGTCAACGCTCTTGTTAAAGGAATTAAGACTATTGTTGATGTGGTTTTAAAAGATAAGGGTAATGCAGGTGCTACTAAAACAGGGGATGATAAAAAGGATATTGGAAAATTATTTGAAAAGAAGGATAGTGGTACTGAAACTGAAGCTGCTAAGGCTAGTGCTTCAATCGGAGCTGTAACTGGGGCTGACATCTTGCAAGCTATTGCTAGATCTGGAGAGACTGCTGATAATAGTAAAAATATTGAGGCGGCGACAGATGCTGCAAGTATTGCTGCTGCTAAAAAAGAAGATGATAAAAAAGAAATTAAAAATGCAGCAAAAAAGGATGCTGTTATTGCTGCGGGTATTGCACTGCGAGCTATGGCTAAGGATGGTAAATTTGCTGCTAAGAGCAATGAAGAGAAATCTGCCAATGCAGTCAATGGAATAGCAGCTAATGCTGTTGGTAAGACTTTAAGTACTCTAATAATAGCAATAAGAAATACTGTTGATAGTGGTTTAAGAACAATAAGTAATGCTCTTGCTACAGTTACACAAGAAGATAAATCTGCAGAAGCTACTATACCTGCAGATGCAACAGTTAATGGACAGCAACAATAA
- the bdr gene encoding Bdr family repetitive protein, translated as MGFAQPVITQQMVIAELTRAGINRDIAIDLSYRYYKNELTHKDIEYLETTFNLKLEKVEALLQAEIQRVETTLKSDIKDLDNKIDTVENNLNTKIDTKFNELDNKVDTVRNELKSDIKDLDTKIDYVRSELKSDIRDLDTKIDTVENNLNIKIDTKFNELDNKVDTVRNELKSDIKDLDNKIDTVENNLNTKIDTKFNELDNKIDVNKMELKSTLRLHGWMFGTIITLNIGIFLTLMTIVYSLLNK; from the coding sequence ATGGGATTTGCTCAACCAGTAATTACTCAACAAATGGTCATAGCTGAACTTACTAGAGCTGGTATAAATAGAGATATTGCTATTGATTTATCTTATAGATATTATAAAAATGAACTTACACACAAGGATATTGAGTATTTAGAGACTACTTTTAACCTTAAGCTTGAAAAAGTTGAAGCACTTTTACAAGCTGAAATTCAAAGGGTTGAGACAACCTTAAAATCTGACATTAAAGACCTGGATAATAAGATTGATACTGTTGAAAATAATCTTAACACTAAGATTGATACTAAATTTAATGAGCTTGATAATAAGGTTGATACAGTCAGAAATGAATTAAAATCTGACATTAAAGATCTGGATACCAAAATAGATTATGTTAGAAGTGAATTAAAATCTGATATTAGAGATCTAGATACTAAAATAGATACTGTAGAGAATAATCTTAACATCAAGATTGATACTAAATTCAATGAACTTGATAATAAGGTTGATACAGTCAGAAATGAATTAAAATCTGACATTAAAGACCTGGATAATAAGATAGACACTGTTGAGAATAATCTTAACACCAAGATTGATACTAAATTTAATGAACTTGATAATAAGATCGATGTTAACAAAATGGAACTTAAGAGTACATTAAGACTTCATGGTTGGATGTTTGGAACAATTATTACCCTTAATATAGGAATATTTTTAACATTAATGACCATAGTCTATTCATTGTTGAATAAGTAA